Proteins co-encoded in one Rhopalosiphum maidis isolate BTI-1 chromosome 2, ASM367621v3, whole genome shotgun sequence genomic window:
- the LOC113553189 gene encoding uncharacterized protein LOC113553189 isoform X1 yields MDRKRVQISDEEHTLQNKEKIREKNKRKYEETKNLKIDIMENSLLEAIKSGNMGCHSELTIIPISQSSKSNSQYAVSSTSPQSTVSLSLVPNTSGGKSKNKHSLPSNAQGGAPRKRGKSSMPQLNHMVNDMNNYNPLLDLTMNRKHHNYPNYSAQYEQQWPFNLPFNYPELLMNFSQVNKRKSYAYEQPKEKTAVNYNKENTQNKTKHYKHEHMPPPSTTADRISGQLENVEKTFDIDSLSSEDGWAKYRELLTVIEEMSGSIRPIYTGCKNSTERLKKSIHKAKALVSECLKEVEKVSRQL; encoded by the exons atggataGAAAGAGAGTACAGATTTCAGATGAAGAGCacacattacaaaataaagaaaaaataagagAAAAAAACAAGAGAAAATATGAAga gacgaaaaatttaaaaattgatatcatGGAAAATAGTTTATTGGAAGCAATTAAGTCTGGCAATATGGGATGCCATTCAGAGTTGACGATCATACCTATATCACAAAGTTCAAAATCCAACAGTCAATATGCAGTTTCTTCTACTTCCCCGCAAAGTACAGTATCATTATCACTAGTACCAAATACTAGCGGtggtaaatcaaaaaataaacactcaTTGCCCTCAAATGCACAAGGAGGTGCACCTCGCAAGCGTGGAAAATCTAGTATGCCTCAATTAAACCACATGGTCAATGATATGAACAATTACAATCCACTCTTAGACCTGACAATGAATCGCAAACATCATAACTATCCTAATTATAGTGCTCAATACGAACAACAATGGCCATTTAATTTGCCGTTTAACTATCctgaattattaatgaattttagtcaagttaataaaagaaaatcatATGCATATGAACAACCTAAAGAAAAGACTGCAGTGAATTACAATAAAGAAAACACACAAAACAAAACTAAACATTATAAGCATGAACATATGCCTCCACCATCTACTACTGCAGACCGGATATCTGGTCAATtagaaaatgttgaaaaaacatttgatattGATTCTTTAAGTAGTGAAGATGGCTGGGCTAAATATAGAGAGTTATTAACAGTTATTGAAGAAATGTCTGGGTCGATACGACCAATTTATACAGGTTGTAAGAACTCTACTGAAAGGttgaaaaaatcaattcaTAAAGCTAAAGCATTAGTAAGCGAATGTTTAAAAGAAGTTGAAAAAGTATCTAGACAActttaa
- the LOC113553189 gene encoding uncharacterized protein LOC113553189 isoform X2, whose protein sequence is MENSLLEAIKSGNMGCHSELTIIPISQSSKSNSQYAVSSTSPQSTVSLSLVPNTSGGKSKNKHSLPSNAQGGAPRKRGKSSMPQLNHMVNDMNNYNPLLDLTMNRKHHNYPNYSAQYEQQWPFNLPFNYPELLMNFSQVNKRKSYAYEQPKEKTAVNYNKENTQNKTKHYKHEHMPPPSTTADRISGQLENVEKTFDIDSLSSEDGWAKYRELLTVIEEMSGSIRPIYTGCKNSTERLKKSIHKAKALVSECLKEVEKVSRQL, encoded by the coding sequence atGGAAAATAGTTTATTGGAAGCAATTAAGTCTGGCAATATGGGATGCCATTCAGAGTTGACGATCATACCTATATCACAAAGTTCAAAATCCAACAGTCAATATGCAGTTTCTTCTACTTCCCCGCAAAGTACAGTATCATTATCACTAGTACCAAATACTAGCGGtggtaaatcaaaaaataaacactcaTTGCCCTCAAATGCACAAGGAGGTGCACCTCGCAAGCGTGGAAAATCTAGTATGCCTCAATTAAACCACATGGTCAATGATATGAACAATTACAATCCACTCTTAGACCTGACAATGAATCGCAAACATCATAACTATCCTAATTATAGTGCTCAATACGAACAACAATGGCCATTTAATTTGCCGTTTAACTATCctgaattattaatgaattttagtcaagttaataaaagaaaatcatATGCATATGAACAACCTAAAGAAAAGACTGCAGTGAATTACAATAAAGAAAACACACAAAACAAAACTAAACATTATAAGCATGAACATATGCCTCCACCATCTACTACTGCAGACCGGATATCTGGTCAATtagaaaatgttgaaaaaacatttgatattGATTCTTTAAGTAGTGAAGATGGCTGGGCTAAATATAGAGAGTTATTAACAGTTATTGAAGAAATGTCTGGGTCGATACGACCAATTTATACAGGTTGTAAGAACTCTACTGAAAGGttgaaaaaatcaattcaTAAAGCTAAAGCATTAGTAAGCGAATGTTTAAAAGAAGTTGAAAAAGTATCTAGACAActttaa